Genomic DNA from Actinomycetes bacterium:
GGAAGGATGGTGGGGCATACCATGCGCTCGGACAACGTCAAAGGACACCGGCCGGGCAACGATCCTCCACCCTCGAAGGTGGAGCGCGTGGGCCGGATCTGTCGTGAGAACGACTGCGACACCAGGCTGTCGATCTATAACAAAACGGGCTTCTGCTGGCAGCACCAGCCGTTGATCTTCCCGAACTACCGCGGCAAGCGCCTAGCCAGTCCCTAGGCGCGCCTGGAGAGGCGCTGGCGGCCGGCCCCTCCCAGGGCCGGCCGCCGTGCGCTGCGATGCGGCGCCGGGGCCGGAACGGAGGCGCCAGAGCCCCGGATCCGGCTCAGCCGCTCTTGGACTTCTGGAAGATGCCGTCGATCTCGTCGATGAGGTCGAGCAGCTTCTTGGCGACGCCTGGGTCGACCGAGTGCTTGGCCTCGCCCGCCGTCTTCGTGGCCTGCCAGAAGAGGTCGTGCAGGTTGGGGAACTGCTCGAGGTGCTGGGGCTTGAAGTAGTCCGTCCACAGCACCCAGAGGTGCTCCTTGACCAGCTCGGCGCGAGCCTCCTTGATGATCAGGGCCCGGGTCCGGAACACCTCGTCGTCAGAGGCGTGGTACTTCTCGATGATCTTTGCCACCGACTCGGCCTCGATGCGGGCCTGCGCCGGGTCGTAGACGCCGCATGGCAGATCACA
This window encodes:
- the sodN gene encoding superoxide dismutase, Ni, with protein sequence MIAKSLAAWLLPTRVVHAHCDLPCGVYDPAQARIEAESVAKIIEKYHASDDEVFRTRALIIKEARAELVKEHLWVLWTDYFKPQHLEQFPNLHDLFWQATKTAGEAKHSVDPGVAKKLLDLIDEIDGIFQKSKSG